The Paracholeplasma brassicae genome contains a region encoding:
- the groL gene encoding chaperonin GroEL (60 kDa chaperone family; promotes refolding of misfolded polypeptides especially under stressful conditions; forms two stacked rings of heptamers to form a barrel-shaped 14mer; ends can be capped by GroES; misfolded proteins enter the barrel where they are refolded when GroES binds) yields MSKEIRYGKDAKSALLKGVDLLADAVKVTLGPKGRNVVLDKGYGSPLITNDGVSIAKEIELKDPYENMGAKLLYEVASKTNDVAGDGTTTATILAQSIIHKGFKAIDNGANPVLVREGIERAGKEVAKKLLEKSRPVETREDIENVASISASSREIGKIIAEAMDRVSKNGVISVDESKGFETELEVVEGMQYDKGYVSPYFVNDRETMSVELENPYVLVTDQKVSTIQDILPILEQVVKANKPLLIIAEDIENEVTSTLILNKLRGTFNVVATKAPGFGDNQKEILNDISILTGATLYAKDLQMKLQDLKLEDLGFVHKAVVKKDSTTLIGGQGDKQSIEARINEIQAQITVTTSEYDKKRLQERLAKLAGGVAVIKVGAATESELKEKKLRIEDALNATKAAILEGIVTGGGSVLVSIQSELKQVLKDTNIDVYKGILAVLDSLSQPLYQIAENAGFDGQDILEEQRKQENDFGFDAKEGHFVNLMKEGIIDPTKVTRNAILNASSIGALMITSEAAVVEIKEKELPMSNVPMY; encoded by the coding sequence ATGAGTAAAGAAATTCGTTATGGTAAAGATGCAAAATCAGCTTTATTAAAAGGGGTAGACTTACTTGCCGATGCAGTAAAAGTCACCCTAGGTCCAAAAGGAAGAAATGTTGTATTAGACAAAGGCTATGGATCGCCATTGATAACAAACGATGGGGTGTCTATTGCTAAAGAAATTGAACTCAAAGATCCTTATGAGAATATGGGTGCTAAGCTTCTTTATGAAGTTGCGTCAAAAACAAATGACGTTGCGGGTGATGGAACAACCACTGCTACAATCTTGGCACAATCGATTATTCATAAGGGATTTAAAGCAATCGATAATGGAGCAAACCCAGTTTTAGTTAGAGAAGGTATCGAGCGAGCAGGAAAAGAGGTTGCAAAAAAACTCTTAGAAAAGTCAAGACCAGTAGAAACAAGAGAAGATATCGAAAATGTCGCTAGCATTAGTGCATCTTCTAGAGAAATTGGTAAGATAATCGCAGAGGCAATGGACCGTGTTTCAAAAAACGGTGTCATTTCAGTAGACGAATCTAAGGGGTTTGAAACAGAACTAGAAGTAGTTGAAGGTATGCAATACGACAAAGGGTATGTTTCGCCATACTTTGTCAATGATAGAGAAACGATGAGCGTTGAATTAGAGAATCCATATGTCTTAGTGACTGATCAAAAAGTGTCTACTATTCAAGATATATTGCCCATCTTAGAACAAGTAGTAAAAGCGAACAAACCATTGCTCATTATTGCAGAAGACATTGAAAATGAAGTCACCTCAACGTTAATTCTTAATAAACTAAGAGGTACATTTAATGTCGTTGCTACAAAAGCACCAGGATTCGGTGATAACCAAAAAGAGATATTAAATGACATTTCAATTCTTACAGGAGCAACTCTCTACGCAAAAGACCTTCAAATGAAACTACAAGATTTGAAGCTTGAGGATCTTGGTTTTGTTCATAAAGCAGTCGTTAAGAAAGACTCAACGACATTGATTGGTGGACAAGGCGATAAACAATCAATTGAGGCACGTATCAATGAGATTCAAGCACAAATAACGGTCACAACGTCTGAGTATGATAAAAAACGCCTACAAGAACGTTTGGCAAAATTGGCAGGCGGGGTTGCGGTTATTAAAGTTGGAGCTGCCACAGAGTCTGAACTTAAAGAAAAGAAATTACGTATTGAAGACGCACTTAATGCAACCAAGGCTGCAATTCTTGAAGGTATTGTCACTGGTGGAGGCTCTGTTCTAGTAAGCATCCAATCAGAATTAAAACAAGTGCTTAAAGATACAAACATCGATGTATACAAAGGCATATTGGCGGTATTAGACTCACTATCGCAACCACTTTATCAAATTGCTGAAAATGCGGGATTCGATGGTCAAGACATTCTAGAAGAACAACGCAAACAAGAAAACGATTTTGGTTTCGATGCGAAGGAAGGTCATTTTGTAAATCTAATGAAAGAAGGCATCATTGACCCAACAAAGGTAACGAGAAATGCCATCTTGAATGCATCAAGTATTGGAGCATTAATGATTACTTCTGAGGCTGCCGTCGTAGAAATCAAGGAAAAAGAATTGCCAATGAGTAACGTACCAATGTATTGA
- a CDS encoding IS66 family transposase → MFWFANPIIIIFKQKNLSSAECENYLFSLTCTYLSDGHIPIDNNLAERGINPFVINRKNNLSSNTEKDAKGIKHLYEYHSNSKNKRTRNK, encoded by the coding sequence ATGTTTTGGTTTGCCAATCCGATTATTATTATATTCAAACAAAAAAACTTGTCAAGTGCTGAATGTGAAAATTATCTTTTTTCCTTAACGTGTACTTATTTAAGCGACGGTCATATCCCAATCGATAATAATTTAGCTGAGCGAGGAATCAATCCTTTCGTTATTAACCGAAAGAACAACTTAAGCTCTAATACTGAAAAAGATGCGAAAGGCATCAAGCATCTATATGAGTATCATTCAAACAGCAAAAACAAACGAACTAGAAACAAATAA
- a CDS encoding RNA-guided endonuclease InsQ/TnpB family protein: MNKAFKFRIYPNESQKILIHMTLGHNRFLWNKMLEDKQRHYELTKNSLHLTPAQYKNDYPFLKDVDSLSLANTQLNLEKAFKQFFNHKQERPKFRSKKQDYGYTTNLVNNNIVLLKGYIKLPKLGEVKIKQHRTIPSEMILKSVTVSKSSTGKYYVSILYEYQKEIQKQVVKDAIGLDFSMTHFYVDSEGFKMDYPKVIQTDFNKLRVLQRSLSRRVKGSSNYDKKALEIALLYERIKHKRDDFLHKLSNAIAKRYDLVSVEGLNLIDMSQTSPYYAKQISRFGWTRFVSFLKYKLETQGKSLMMMDQWYPSSKRCSCCGDIKTDLKLSERVYYCPNCELHLDRDHNAAININREGLRQYKLAFQL; the protein is encoded by the coding sequence ATGAACAAAGCCTTTAAGTTTCGTATCTATCCCAATGAATCTCAAAAGATTTTGATTCATATGACCTTAGGCCATAATCGCTTTTTATGGAATAAGATGTTAGAAGATAAACAGAGACATTATGAACTCACTAAAAATAGCCTTCATCTTACACCAGCTCAGTATAAGAATGACTATCCCTTTTTAAAAGATGTCGATTCGTTATCTTTAGCCAATACCCAACTCAATTTAGAAAAAGCCTTTAAACAGTTCTTCAATCATAAACAAGAACGACCAAAGTTTCGTTCTAAGAAACAAGACTATGGGTATACAACCAATCTAGTGAATAATAATATCGTTCTATTAAAAGGCTATATCAAGTTACCTAAACTGGGTGAAGTGAAGATCAAACAACACAGAACCATACCGAGTGAGATGATTCTCAAAAGCGTAACTGTATCAAAGAGTAGTACAGGTAAGTATTATGTCTCTATTCTATATGAATACCAAAAAGAGATTCAGAAACAAGTAGTCAAAGATGCCATAGGACTAGATTTCTCAATGACTCATTTTTATGTCGATAGTGAAGGATTCAAGATGGACTATCCTAAAGTCATACAAACAGACTTTAACAAACTTAGAGTCCTTCAAAGAAGTTTATCTAGAAGAGTCAAAGGGTCTAGTAACTATGATAAGAAGGCATTAGAAATCGCCTTGTTATATGAAAGAATCAAACATAAAAGAGATGACTTCCTACATAAACTATCTAACGCGATAGCCAAGCGTTATGATTTGGTGAGTGTAGAAGGTTTGAATCTGATAGATATGTCTCAAACAAGTCCATATTACGCCAAACAGATATCTAGATTTGGTTGGACTAGATTTGTATCCTTCTTAAAGTACAAGTTAGAAACACAGGGTAAAAGCCTGATGATGATGGATCAGTGGTATCCATCATCTAAGAGATGTAGTTGTTGTGGGGACATCAAAACAGATTTGAAGTTATCTGAGAGAGTCTATTATTGTCCAAATTGTGAGTTACATCTTGATAGAGATCATAACGCAGCGATCAATATCAACAGAGAAGGATTAAGACAATATAAGTTAGCATTTCAGTTATAA
- a CDS encoding co-chaperone GroES — protein sequence MIKPLEDYVVLSVKKEEKTTASGIILTAEDKDRPAIGKVISVGPKVDNIKEEDEVIYGTYAGTKVKLEQVEYLLVQAKNILAILEK from the coding sequence GTGATTAAACCATTAGAGGATTATGTCGTTCTCTCGGTGAAGAAAGAAGAAAAAACCACAGCAAGTGGCATTATTCTTACAGCTGAAGATAAAGACAGACCAGCCATTGGTAAAGTGATTTCAGTAGGTCCTAAAGTGGATAACATTAAAGAAGAAGACGAAGTCATTTATGGAACCTACGCTGGAACTAAGGTCAAGCTTGAACAAGTAGAATACTTATTAGTTCAGGCCAAAAACATTCTAGCTATTTTGGAAAAATAA